Proteins encoded in a region of the Vibrio sp. CB1-14 genome:
- the nfo gene encoding deoxyribonuclease IV, which yields MNKFIGAHVSAAGGVDNVPQRAHAIGANAFALFTKNQRQWVAKPLDEKVIQNFKAECQKYGFRTEQILPHDSYLINLGAPEQEKLEKSRAAFIDEMERCHQLGLTLLNFHPGSHLKKISEQECLDRIAESINLAHKVVPNVIAVIENTAGQGTNLGWRFEHLAHIIDKVEDKSRVGVCLDTCHTFTAGYDLRTKEACEATFAEFDRVVGMHYLRAMHLNDSKIPLAGKVDRHHSLGKGEIGWACFEYIAKDERFDAIPLILETIEPEIWADEIQKLRHFAINS from the coding sequence ATGAATAAATTTATTGGTGCGCATGTGTCTGCGGCTGGTGGTGTGGATAATGTGCCACAAAGAGCCCATGCGATTGGCGCAAACGCGTTTGCGTTATTTACTAAAAATCAGCGTCAATGGGTGGCAAAGCCGCTTGATGAAAAAGTCATTCAAAACTTTAAAGCGGAATGTCAAAAATACGGCTTCCGCACGGAACAAATTCTTCCTCATGACTCTTACCTAATCAACTTAGGCGCCCCTGAACAAGAGAAATTGGAGAAGTCTAGAGCGGCGTTTATTGATGAAATGGAGCGCTGTCATCAGTTGGGGCTAACGTTACTTAACTTCCATCCAGGCAGTCACCTAAAGAAGATTTCTGAACAGGAGTGTCTTGATCGAATCGCTGAATCTATCAATTTAGCGCACAAGGTCGTTCCTAATGTGATTGCGGTGATTGAGAATACGGCGGGGCAAGGGACAAACCTAGGCTGGCGTTTTGAGCACCTAGCGCACATTATCGATAAGGTAGAAGACAAATCACGCGTCGGTGTCTGTCTTGATACGTGCCATACGTTTACTGCGGGTTATGATCTGCGAACAAAAGAGGCGTGTGAGGCGACGTTTGCGGAGTTTGATCGTGTCGTAGGCATGCACTATTTAAGGGCTATGCACTTAAACGATTCAAAGATCCCGTTGGCAGGTAAGGTGGATCGCCATCATTCACTGGGTAAAGGTGAGATCGGTTGGGCTTGTTTTGAGTATATTGCCAAAGATGAGCGATTTGATGCTATCCCTCTGATTTTAGAGACAATAGAGCCCGAAATATGGGCCGATGAAATCCAAAAACTGAGACATTTTGCGATAAATAGTTAA
- the ung gene encoding uracil-DNA glycosylase, giving the protein MTTLTWQDVIGKEKQQAYLQQTLEFVEVQREAGKTIYPPASDVFNAFQYTEFADVNVVILGQDPYHGPNQAHGLCFSVLPGVKTPPSLVNMYKELAQDIPGFEIPEHGYLKSWAEQGILLLNTVLTVEQGQAHSHAKLGWETFTDKMIEVLNQNSENIIFLLWGAHAQKKGSMIDRQKHHVLTAPHPSPLSARRGFFGCSHFSKTNQLLEELGKPTINWQPRLD; this is encoded by the coding sequence ATGACAACACTCACCTGGCAAGACGTCATCGGTAAAGAGAAACAGCAAGCATACCTTCAGCAAACTTTAGAGTTTGTCGAGGTGCAGCGCGAAGCGGGTAAAACCATCTACCCTCCAGCGAGCGATGTGTTCAATGCCTTTCAATATACCGAATTTGCCGATGTGAATGTGGTGATTCTTGGTCAAGATCCTTATCACGGTCCCAATCAGGCGCATGGTCTCTGTTTCTCGGTTCTGCCGGGTGTAAAGACGCCGCCGTCGCTCGTCAATATGTACAAGGAACTCGCTCAGGATATTCCCGGGTTCGAGATCCCAGAACATGGTTATCTCAAAAGCTGGGCTGAACAGGGTATATTGCTTCTAAACACCGTACTCACAGTCGAGCAGGGGCAGGCACACTCTCACGCTAAGCTAGGTTGGGAGACCTTCACCGATAAAATGATTGAAGTGCTAAACCAAAATAGTGAGAACATCATATTCTTGCTTTGGGGTGCTCATGCTCAAAAGAAAGGGTCGATGATTGATCGTCAAAAGCATCATGTGTTGACTGCGCCGCATCCATCGCCTTTGTCTGCACGTCGGGGTTTCTTTGGCTGTAGCCATTTCTCCAAGACGAACCAGTTACTAGAAGAACTCGGTAAGCCCACTATTAA